From a region of the Chondrinema litorale genome:
- a CDS encoding DUF6588 family protein, translated as MTKKTKVILFNLLLASSFFLTHLASAQNIEDFLQKYTSENGSGYMQPMVYALGGNLNSGFIHSAKIPEKRLRVSIGLTAMTAIIKDKYKTFSATTDGDFRPVSTVDAPTIFGSTEGSSIENEDGTVYNFPGGLGMRSLPLAVPQISVGGLFGTEVSLRYFASDLSDDIGDLNLLGLGIRHNVNQYIDILPLDVAIAFYWQNVKLENLLEAKTHLIALQGSKKFGPLTIYGGPGYEGSSLDISYTYRSGDVDEIIDIELKKSTSLRFTAGVALNLGPVYLHSDYNLGKSNTLAVGLGFDIGSKK; from the coding sequence ATGACAAAAAAAACTAAGGTTATACTATTTAACTTACTACTGGCTAGTTCTTTTTTTTTAACTCATTTAGCCTCAGCTCAAAATATTGAAGATTTCTTGCAAAAATACACTTCTGAAAATGGCTCAGGCTATATGCAACCTATGGTTTATGCTTTGGGTGGAAATTTAAATAGTGGGTTTATACACTCAGCTAAAATTCCTGAAAAGAGGCTTCGAGTATCTATCGGCTTAACTGCGATGACAGCCATAATTAAAGATAAGTATAAAACATTTAGTGCAACAACAGATGGAGATTTTAGGCCAGTATCTACTGTAGATGCACCTACTATTTTTGGTAGTACAGAAGGCTCTTCTATAGAAAATGAAGATGGAACTGTATATAATTTTCCGGGTGGCCTTGGAATGAGGTCTTTGCCGTTAGCTGTACCACAAATAAGTGTTGGAGGCCTGTTTGGAACAGAAGTATCACTAAGATATTTTGCTTCAGACCTAAGTGATGACATTGGAGATTTAAACTTGCTTGGTTTAGGAATAAGACATAATGTAAATCAATATATTGATATTTTACCTTTAGATGTTGCAATAGCTTTTTATTGGCAAAATGTAAAGCTCGAAAATTTGCTTGAAGCAAAGACTCACCTCATTGCCTTACAAGGAAGTAAAAAATTTGGTCCACTTACTATATATGGTGGCCCTGGCTACGAAGGTTCGTCATTAGATATTTCTTATACATATAGATCTGGTGATGTAGACGAGATTATTGATATTGAATTGAAAAAAAGCACCTCGCTTAGGTTTACAGCAGGTGTAGCTTTAAATCTTGGACCTGTATATCTACACTCAGATTATAATTTGGGTAAATCAAATACATTGGCAGTGGGTCTTGGTTTCGATATCGGCTCTAAAAAATAA
- a CDS encoding LytR/AlgR family response regulator transcription factor, with the protein MSRVKVFIIEDDFIHANRLEMYLSEMGYDLAGISKDAEKAIEMINDTQPDLLLVDIHLSGDLDGVQMVEQLQNKKAIPTIFITSYRDKDTFERAKLTDPYAYILKPYDKETLQNAIDLAIYKFSKRSSNTQDDTSYKGWFDDQFIKEELFVKTNKKLIKIKLNEVLCIESKDKICLISVGNKVIETRITLTKLEDKLISNHFIRIHRSFIINKNKISQVDLSKNEVHVGGFQVPIGRAYKEAFIKHLSPFLD; encoded by the coding sequence ATGTCAAGAGTGAAAGTATTTATAATAGAAGATGATTTTATTCATGCTAACCGACTAGAAATGTATTTGTCTGAGATGGGTTATGATTTAGCAGGAATATCTAAAGACGCTGAAAAAGCGATTGAAATGATTAATGATACACAACCAGACTTATTATTAGTAGACATTCATTTATCAGGAGATTTGGATGGTGTTCAAATGGTAGAACAGTTGCAAAATAAAAAGGCTATTCCCACTATATTTATTACTTCGTATCGAGATAAAGACACATTTGAAAGAGCAAAACTGACCGATCCATATGCATATATTTTAAAACCTTATGATAAAGAAACTTTACAGAACGCTATAGATTTAGCTATTTATAAATTTTCTAAAAGAAGTAGTAATACTCAAGATGATACCTCATATAAAGGTTGGTTTGACGACCAATTTATTAAGGAAGAGTTGTTTGTGAAGACGAATAAAAAGCTTATAAAAATAAAATTGAATGAGGTTTTATGTATTGAATCAAAAGATAAAATATGCTTAATTAGTGTGGGCAATAAAGTTATAGAAACCAGAATAACGCTAACAAAATTAGAAGATAAATTAATAAGTAATCATTTCATAAGAATACATCGCTCTTTTATAATCAATAAGAATAAAATTTCACAAGTAGATTTATCTAAAAATGAGGTGCATGTGGGAGGATTTCAAGTGCCTATTGGGAGGGCTTATAAAGAAGCATTTATAAAACATTTATCTCCATTTCTAGATTAA
- a CDS encoding tetratricopeptide repeat-containing sensor histidine kinase codes for MQKKVTLLIFSILLLISKSSPAQIQLKIDSLKKSLPNVTGEEKVRVLRDLCYYNGTLNFDSAVLYGNQAIAYANEIGHRDQLGAAYDDLGSVYAHSGMHESALDLYKKAITIFKNTNNRKSEAYTTHNFGYVYLAKADYPTALKYYFKALKMKSDLDGVNTSSTLNSIGQVYRYEKQYDKALEYYFKALERAHEINNLDDISNSLNNIEIIFRIKGDFDKALAFRMQTIEVDKKNNNDYGLAIDYNNLGELYDDKGEVQKAIMYLEKSLELKAGLNSEKGIAYTTERLAKIYMKLNNLEKASSLAQKSLTIAKAVGDRNRVLSIYQTLTEIHQAWNKPTQALTYYKQYTLVKDSLFNKDKELIISDIETKYQIVKKDAENALLKAKSEQQSETIKQKNILVTVSILAFIILFILAFLLFRAYQQKNRQNLLLLEQKSELSELNKTKNRFFGIIAHDLRGPLTALQGISGLLCYNIKKGKLDNLHQIALQVEESALKVNTLLDNLLKWALSQEGSMPYNAQRLALKPLVDESLYYFKDMAASKDINLNAEISKEVHVYADKDMLCTILRNLINNSIKFTKNGGSIDLLTVSKKEEVRIDVIDNGIGIEDEKIQKLFVLDEDKSTLGTCSEKGTGLGLALVDDFVRMNHGKIDVKSTPNHGSVFSITLLSRYFNEN; via the coding sequence ATGCAAAAAAAAGTAACTCTTCTTATTTTTTCTATTTTATTGCTAATATCCAAATCTAGTCCAGCTCAAATTCAATTAAAAATTGACAGTTTAAAGAAAAGTTTGCCAAATGTAACCGGAGAAGAAAAAGTAAGAGTATTAAGAGATTTGTGTTATTATAATGGTACTCTAAATTTTGATAGTGCAGTTTTATATGGAAACCAAGCAATAGCATATGCTAATGAAATAGGCCATAGAGATCAATTAGGGGCAGCCTACGATGATTTAGGTTCAGTTTATGCCCATTCTGGTATGCATGAGAGTGCATTGGACTTATATAAGAAAGCCATTACAATATTTAAAAATACAAATAATCGTAAAAGTGAGGCTTATACCACACACAATTTTGGATATGTTTATTTAGCAAAAGCCGATTATCCCACTGCTCTTAAATACTATTTTAAAGCATTAAAAATGAAATCTGATTTAGATGGAGTAAATACATCATCTACTTTAAATAGTATTGGGCAAGTTTATCGATATGAAAAACAATACGATAAAGCATTAGAATATTATTTTAAAGCACTAGAAAGAGCGCATGAAATAAATAATTTAGATGATATCTCTAATTCATTAAATAATATAGAAATTATTTTTAGAATAAAAGGCGATTTTGATAAAGCATTAGCATTTAGAATGCAAACAATAGAAGTAGATAAAAAAAACAACAACGATTATGGATTAGCTATTGATTATAACAATTTAGGAGAGTTATATGACGATAAAGGTGAGGTGCAAAAAGCGATAATGTATCTTGAAAAATCTTTAGAGTTAAAAGCGGGCTTAAATAGTGAAAAGGGAATTGCTTATACTACTGAAAGGTTGGCAAAGATTTACATGAAATTAAACAATTTAGAGAAGGCATCTTCTTTGGCACAAAAAAGTTTAACAATTGCCAAAGCAGTAGGGGACAGAAACAGGGTATTAAGTATTTATCAAACACTTACAGAAATACATCAAGCGTGGAATAAACCAACACAAGCACTCACATACTATAAGCAATATACACTGGTAAAAGACTCGTTATTTAATAAAGATAAAGAATTAATAATTTCAGATATTGAAACAAAATATCAAATAGTAAAGAAAGATGCTGAAAATGCTCTATTAAAAGCCAAATCTGAACAGCAAAGTGAAACTATAAAACAAAAAAACATTTTAGTTACTGTATCTATTCTTGCCTTTATTATACTATTCATTTTAGCCTTTTTATTATTTAGAGCCTATCAGCAAAAAAACAGGCAAAACTTATTATTGTTAGAACAGAAATCAGAGTTAAGCGAGCTAAACAAAACCAAGAACAGGTTTTTCGGAATTATAGCACATGATTTACGTGGGCCCTTAACGGCATTGCAGGGAATTTCTGGGTTATTATGTTACAATATTAAAAAAGGAAAGCTTGATAACCTCCATCAAATTGCGTTACAGGTAGAAGAATCTGCGCTAAAAGTAAATACACTTCTAGATAACTTGTTAAAGTGGGCATTGAGTCAAGAAGGGTCAATGCCATATAATGCACAGCGTTTGGCGCTTAAACCATTAGTAGACGAAAGTTTATATTATTTTAAAGATATGGCTGCCTCTAAAGATATTAATCTTAATGCAGAAATTTCTAAAGAAGTTCATGTATATGCCGATAAGGATATGCTCTGTACAATTTTGAGAAATCTGATTAATAACAGTATTAAATTCACTAAAAATGGAGGTTCTATCGATTTATTAACTGTAAGTAAAAAAGAAGAAGTTAGAATTGATGTAATTGATAATGGTATTGGAATAGAAGATGAGAAAATACAAAAGCTTTTTGTACTAGATGAAGATAAAAGCACACTAGGAACATGTTCTGAAAAAGGAACAGGTCTTGGACTCGCTCTTGTAGATGATTTTGTACGTATGAATCATGGAAAAATAGATGTAAAAAGCACACCAAACCACGGAAGTGTCTTCTCTATTACATTACTCAGCCGATATTTTAATGAAAACTAA
- a CDS encoding IS66 family transposase zinc-finger binding domain-containing protein encodes MADQDSSTQILALQQENALLKQELADKQQLLEQVESLKAELSELKRLIYGSKRERFIPSDTNSKQLTLPLDENVPAETPTKVKQTISYQRATAVEKQPQGSSRQPLPAHLPRKEVVLEPEVDTTHMRKIGEEITEELDMTPAKVFVRRYIRPRYVSKEEEFYIANLPARPIEIVPRRRYPRTWIISPYSGG; translated from the coding sequence ATGGCAGATCAAGATAGCAGCACTCAAATATTAGCGCTTCAACAAGAAAATGCTTTACTAAAGCAAGAGTTAGCAGACAAACAACAACTCTTGGAGCAGGTTGAATCACTTAAAGCTGAGCTATCAGAATTGAAGCGTTTGATCTACGGTAGTAAACGAGAAAGGTTTATCCCTAGTGATACCAATAGTAAGCAGCTCACTTTGCCATTAGATGAAAATGTTCCTGCTGAAACACCTACCAAAGTCAAACAAACCATTAGTTATCAAAGGGCTACTGCTGTCGAAAAGCAGCCACAAGGATCATCTCGCCAGCCATTACCAGCACACTTACCTCGCAAAGAGGTAGTGTTAGAGCCTGAAGTGGATACCACTCACATGCGTAAGATCGGAGAAGAAATTACTGAGGAGCTAGACATGACACCAGCTAAGGTATTTGTTCGTCGTTACATCAGGCCACGTTATGTGAGTAAAGAAGAAGAATTTTATATAGCCAACCTACCAGCGAGACCAATTGAAATCGTTCCACGACGGAGGTATCCCAGGACCTGGATTATTAGCCCATATTCTGGTGGATAA
- a CDS encoding GAF domain-containing protein, with translation MIYNGQEIEFPAIMQLSFVKLIENLENQAESSNDIEAAHAKNILQVVGKYPALKDGITNEEDFDKYNEGIQLLGKLLFPEVLSTNEIKILAPPFYFKPLITSKRFDSIIKASGKPFSFTFKNISKNEFYLFCCNFILGKYYGYPVNGSGSQMFEILNEQQGLIRTFKMLINADMCEFIPTDKAVDITDEDFEELINNFEDIELWKKKFPPNSWILRGINIVNLMDMTTEQAIGAITSNLIVKTHDSFEKIQWGIRKIFNNAALSIGVLLLEGDQLVTFKKEGMYSILLDKGNMLNCSTELCNYSYGKLIENKQPLIITNVDKFHNTMQSGLSNRLMASDIKSYMVIPLVHDDEFLGYIEIGSKNTYDLHQGSLKSLEKVLPMLAMAQKRFKTEAQNLIEAIIQQECTTIHPAVKWRFEEEAKQFMFKRYNGEQPVFKDIIFNNLYPLYAQMDIKGSSSRRNKAVSTDLCKQLGEVKKILSSISKQTDMTIFDELICRTDTYIKELHLELAAGSEHKILNFLKSDIYPVFEYFEKIDSKLKEQIEEYRSFLDPSLQTVYEERKKYDSSVNYINQRLASFIDNKQTEAQKAFPHYFERYKTDGIEYNIYIGQSITKNKEFDDIYLRNLRLWQLIVMCEMELEFKKIQKELDTTIEIASLVLVYNTPISVHFRMDEKKFDVEGAYNARYEIIKKRVDKAHIKDTNERITSPGKIVIVYSQEQDAKEYLTYLHYLSQKGYVKEEIEDLALEDLQGVHGLRALRAEVVYNNPITVDELITEMQRGNIN, from the coding sequence ATGATTTACAACGGACAAGAAATCGAATTTCCTGCAATAATGCAATTGAGCTTTGTTAAGCTGATTGAAAACCTAGAAAATCAAGCTGAAAGTAGTAATGACATAGAAGCTGCTCATGCTAAAAACATATTGCAGGTAGTTGGAAAATATCCGGCACTGAAAGATGGAATAACTAATGAAGAGGATTTCGATAAATATAATGAGGGCATTCAACTCTTAGGCAAATTATTATTCCCAGAAGTGTTATCTACTAATGAGATAAAAATACTGGCTCCGCCCTTTTATTTTAAACCCTTAATTACCTCTAAACGCTTTGATAGCATTATAAAAGCTTCTGGAAAGCCGTTCTCATTTACTTTTAAAAATATAAGTAAAAATGAGTTCTATTTGTTTTGTTGCAATTTTATTCTGGGCAAATATTACGGTTATCCAGTAAATGGCAGTGGCTCTCAAATGTTCGAAATTTTAAATGAACAACAAGGACTTATTCGCACCTTTAAAATGCTGATTAATGCAGATATGTGTGAGTTTATTCCTACTGACAAAGCTGTAGACATTACCGATGAAGACTTTGAAGAACTGATTAACAATTTTGAGGATATAGAACTTTGGAAGAAAAAATTTCCACCAAATAGCTGGATTTTAAGAGGCATCAACATTGTTAATTTAATGGATATGACCACAGAACAAGCTATTGGAGCCATTACTTCTAACCTGATTGTTAAAACACACGATTCTTTTGAAAAAATACAGTGGGGTATCAGAAAAATATTTAATAATGCTGCTTTATCTATTGGGGTTCTTTTATTAGAAGGTGATCAATTAGTTACATTTAAAAAGGAAGGTATGTACAGTATTTTACTAGATAAAGGTAATATGCTCAATTGCAGCACAGAACTTTGTAACTATTCTTATGGGAAGTTAATTGAAAATAAACAACCTCTCATTATCACCAATGTTGATAAATTTCACAATACAATGCAGAGTGGATTATCTAACAGGTTAATGGCTTCTGATATAAAAAGCTACATGGTTATTCCACTAGTTCACGACGATGAATTTTTAGGTTATATCGAGATAGGTTCAAAAAATACTTATGACCTACACCAAGGTTCCCTTAAGTCACTTGAAAAAGTATTACCTATGCTTGCTATGGCTCAAAAAAGATTTAAAACAGAAGCACAAAACCTGATAGAAGCTATTATACAGCAAGAGTGTACAACTATTCACCCTGCTGTTAAATGGCGATTTGAAGAAGAAGCCAAGCAGTTCATGTTTAAAAGATATAATGGTGAACAACCTGTATTTAAAGACATAATATTCAATAATTTATATCCTTTGTATGCCCAAATGGATATAAAAGGCTCATCTAGTAGAAGAAACAAAGCTGTAAGCACTGATCTATGTAAACAATTAGGAGAGGTAAAGAAAATACTCTCATCAATATCCAAACAAACTGACATGACAATTTTTGATGAACTCATTTGTAGAACAGATACTTACATTAAAGAATTACACCTAGAATTGGCCGCTGGTAGTGAACATAAAATTTTGAACTTTTTGAAATCGGATATTTATCCTGTTTTTGAATATTTCGAAAAGATTGACTCAAAATTAAAAGAGCAAATAGAAGAATATAGATCATTTTTAGACCCGAGTTTACAAACTGTATACGAGGAGCGTAAAAAGTACGATAGTAGCGTAAATTATATCAACCAAAGGTTAGCGTCTTTCATAGATAATAAACAAACTGAAGCGCAAAAGGCTTTTCCGCATTATTTTGAGAGGTACAAGACTGATGGCATTGAATACAATATTTACATTGGCCAGTCTATTACGAAAAATAAGGAATTTGACGATATTTACCTCCGTAATCTTAGATTATGGCAGTTAATAGTAATGTGTGAAATGGAACTCGAATTTAAAAAAATACAAAAAGAGTTAGATACAACTATTGAAATTGCCTCGCTTGTTTTAGTTTACAATACACCTATATCTGTCCACTTCAGAATGGATGAAAAAAAATTCGATGTAGAAGGTGCATACAATGCCAGATATGAAATTATCAAAAAACGTGTAGATAAAGCCCATATAAAAGATACCAATGAGCGTATAACTAGCCCCGGCAAAATTGTTATTGTATACTCACAGGAGCAAGATGCTAAAGAATACCTTACTTATTTACATTACCTTTCACAAAAAGGCTATGTAAAAGAAGAAATAGAAGATTTGGCACTAGAAGATTTACAAGGAGTACACGGTTTGCGAGCATTGAGGGCCGAAGTTGTTTACAACAATCCGATTACGGTAGACGAACTTATTACAGAAATGCAAAGAGGCAATATAAATTAG
- the tnpA gene encoding IS66 family insertion sequence element accessory protein TnpA: MYTSKEMFPVVEDWLSSGLTQKAYSLQHNLPLHILPYWVSRYRKRKSESTPKEKSAKFIPVNYEKPMLQGVEIEFPNGIILRFSQAVSASYLQQVLKLCSD; encoded by the coding sequence ATGTATACTTCTAAAGAAATGTTTCCAGTAGTAGAAGACTGGTTGTCTAGTGGCTTGACTCAAAAAGCATATAGTCTACAACATAATTTACCACTTCATATCTTGCCCTACTGGGTATCTCGATATCGCAAGCGAAAGTCTGAGTCAACTCCAAAAGAAAAATCAGCAAAGTTTATTCCTGTAAATTATGAAAAGCCAATGCTTCAAGGCGTAGAAATAGAATTCCCCAATGGCATCATCCTCCGTTTTTCTCAAGCTGTATCTGCCAGTTATTTGCAACAAGTCTTGAAGCTATGTTCGGATTAA
- a CDS encoding RidA family protein, which produces MTPKENLAKFEYTLPNISTPGGSYVSVNIRENIAYIAIQFPILNAEYLYQGRLGDSLNTEDGYKAMELCALNVLAQINKKVGFEKVIGVNHIDAYFQSGENWDDSPKVVNGASDLFVKILEDKGKHSVSTPPSSSC; this is translated from the coding sequence ATGACACCTAAAGAAAATTTAGCCAAATTCGAATATACACTACCAAATATATCAACGCCAGGAGGCAGCTATGTTTCAGTAAATATTCGAGAGAACATAGCATACATAGCAATTCAATTCCCCATTTTAAATGCAGAATACCTTTACCAAGGACGTTTGGGTGATAGCCTCAATACTGAAGATGGCTATAAAGCAATGGAACTTTGTGCTTTGAATGTTTTAGCTCAGATCAACAAGAAAGTCGGCTTCGAAAAAGTTATCGGTGTGAATCATATAGACGCTTACTTCCAATCAGGTGAAAACTGGGATGATTCACCTAAAGTTGTTAATGGAGCATCTGATTTATTCGTCAAAATTTTAGAAGATAAAGGCAAACATTCAGTATCCACCCCACCAAGTAGCTCTTGCTAA
- a CDS encoding toxin-antitoxin system YwqK family antitoxin, whose translation MKSINKAEIEKIDIEGWKLLRDTPTEKVYLKDNIEKRLQYFDRYSIEEHFRNDKLHGITIGRMNQAFLHYPNEKSTIYLVEYYENGKRTGHQFNFYDDGSREESNWQENKLHGILVSWYGNGQKEKEQNYIKGKLDGKQMKWYENGQLKVLENFAKGIPTGESLKYLENGMLKRKQLYKSGRIEGLVYELWDYKGRVIDGGMYSETEYEKNIPHGKETVYYPNKVKMREGINQHGKEQGERIWWTQNGIISIKEYFNNGGLDGERYLYDEQGELESIQKYSNGERIS comes from the coding sequence ATGAAGTCTATTAACAAAGCTGAAATAGAAAAAATAGATATTGAAGGTTGGAAACTTCTTAGAGATACTCCAACAGAAAAGGTGTACCTGAAAGATAATATTGAAAAGCGATTGCAGTATTTTGATAGATATTCTATTGAGGAACATTTTAGAAATGACAAACTTCATGGAATAACTATTGGAAGAATGAACCAAGCATTTTTGCACTACCCCAACGAAAAAAGCACTATATATCTAGTCGAGTATTATGAAAATGGGAAAAGAACTGGGCATCAATTTAACTTTTATGATGATGGTTCAAGAGAAGAGTCTAACTGGCAAGAAAATAAATTACATGGTATTTTAGTCAGTTGGTATGGCAATGGTCAAAAAGAAAAAGAGCAGAACTATATCAAAGGGAAACTAGATGGAAAACAAATGAAATGGTATGAAAATGGTCAACTAAAGGTTCTAGAAAATTTTGCAAAAGGCATTCCTACAGGAGAAAGTTTAAAGTATCTAGAAAACGGAATGTTAAAAAGGAAACAGCTTTATAAGAGTGGAAGGATAGAGGGATTAGTTTATGAATTATGGGATTATAAGGGTAGGGTAATTGATGGCGGTATGTATAGTGAAACGGAATATGAAAAAAATATACCACATGGAAAGGAGACAGTTTATTATCCAAATAAGGTGAAGATGCGTGAAGGAATTAATCAACATGGAAAAGAACAAGGAGAAAGAATTTGGTGGACCCAAAACGGAATTATTTCTATAAAAGAATATTTCAATAATGGAGGACTAGATGGAGAAAGGTATCTCTATGATGAACAAGGAGAACTTGAAAGCATACAGAAATATTCGAATGGTGAACGAATATCTTAA
- a CDS encoding nucleotidyltransferase family protein, producing MNPKLGNELIEKIERDEWMVNILKIVRDLKLNDCWIGAGFVRNKIWDEKHHKVRTELNDIDIIHFDSSNSSKEYDLQIEEKLIKHNPNLKWSVKNQSRMHIRNGDKQYSDCNDAISFWPETATSVAVRLNFNNNIEYLAPYGLDDLFNLLVKPTPKFDLNIYKTRIENKRWKEKWPKLEIKTCHKCV from the coding sequence ATGAACCCAAAATTAGGAAATGAACTCATAGAAAAAATTGAAAGAGACGAATGGATGGTTAACATTTTGAAAATTGTTAGAGATTTAAAGCTAAATGATTGTTGGATTGGAGCTGGCTTTGTGAGAAACAAAATTTGGGATGAAAAGCACCATAAAGTTAGAACAGAACTTAACGATATTGATATAATACACTTTGACAGTTCAAACTCATCTAAAGAATATGACTTACAAATAGAGGAAAAACTTATAAAGCATAATCCGAATTTGAAATGGTCAGTAAAAAACCAATCAAGAATGCACATCAGAAATGGAGACAAACAATACTCAGATTGTAATGATGCTATTTCGTTTTGGCCCGAAACGGCAACCTCGGTTGCTGTAAGGTTGAATTTCAATAATAACATTGAATATTTAGCACCTTATGGCTTGGACGATTTATTCAACCTTTTAGTAAAACCGACACCTAAATTTGATTTGAATATTTACAAAACTAGAATTGAGAATAAAAGATGGAAAGAAAAATGGCCTAAGCTAGAAATAAAAACTTGTCATAAATGTGTATAA